One stretch of Microbacterium terrae DNA includes these proteins:
- a CDS encoding urocanate hydratase yields the protein MTAQTRTVRAARGAERTAKSWGAEAAKRMLMNNLDPEVAEHPEDLVVYGGTGKAARSWEAFDAIVRTLDELEPDETLLVQSGKPVGVFRTHEWAPRVLIANSNLVGDWATWPEFRRLEHLGLTMYGQMTAGSWIYIGTQGILQGTYETFAAVARSLAAKSGADAATATLAGTLTLTGGCGGMGGAQPLAVTLNGGVVLIVDVDESRLARRVEHGYLDEYTADLDEAVARVLAAKDAGEALSVGVVGNAADVFPELLRRGIPVDVVTDQTSAHDPLAYLPVGVAFDDWKAEASRDPDGFTVRARSSMVAHVAAMVGFQDAGAEVFDYGNSIRAEAELGGFDRAFAFPGFVPAYIRPQFAEGRGPFRWVALSGDPEDIRKTDEAVKALFPGDAGLVRWLEKAGEAVHFEGLPARICWLGYQERHLAGLKFNEMVASGELAGPIVIGRDHLDAGSVASPYRETEAMADGSDAIADWPLLNALLNTASGASWVSIHHGGGVGIGRSIHAGQVTVADGTALAAEKLARVLVNDPGTGVMRHVDAGYDRAKEVARERGLTVPMLDA from the coding sequence ATGACCGCCCAGACCCGCACCGTCCGCGCCGCACGCGGCGCCGAGCGCACCGCGAAGAGCTGGGGTGCCGAAGCCGCCAAGCGCATGCTCATGAACAACCTCGATCCCGAGGTCGCCGAGCATCCCGAAGACCTCGTGGTCTACGGCGGCACCGGCAAGGCGGCCCGCAGCTGGGAGGCCTTCGACGCGATCGTGCGCACGCTCGACGAGCTCGAGCCGGACGAGACGCTGCTCGTGCAGTCGGGCAAGCCCGTCGGGGTGTTCCGCACCCACGAGTGGGCGCCGCGCGTGCTCATCGCGAACTCCAACCTCGTGGGCGACTGGGCGACGTGGCCCGAGTTCCGACGCCTCGAGCACCTCGGCCTCACGATGTACGGGCAGATGACCGCCGGATCGTGGATCTACATCGGCACCCAGGGCATCCTGCAGGGAACCTACGAGACGTTCGCCGCCGTCGCGCGATCGCTTGCCGCGAAGTCGGGAGCGGATGCCGCGACCGCGACGCTCGCGGGGACGCTGACGCTGACTGGCGGATGCGGCGGCATGGGCGGGGCGCAGCCGCTGGCCGTGACCCTCAACGGCGGCGTCGTGCTCATCGTCGACGTCGACGAGTCGCGCCTCGCCCGCCGCGTCGAGCACGGCTACCTCGACGAATACACCGCCGACCTCGATGAGGCTGTCGCCCGCGTCCTCGCCGCCAAAGACGCCGGCGAGGCACTCTCGGTGGGGGTCGTCGGCAACGCCGCCGACGTCTTCCCCGAGCTGCTGCGCCGCGGCATCCCGGTCGACGTCGTCACCGACCAGACGAGCGCGCACGACCCGCTCGCCTACCTGCCGGTCGGCGTCGCGTTCGACGACTGGAAGGCCGAGGCATCCCGCGATCCCGACGGCTTCACCGTCCGCGCACGCAGCTCGATGGTGGCGCACGTGGCGGCGATGGTCGGATTCCAGGACGCCGGCGCCGAGGTCTTCGACTACGGCAACTCGATCCGCGCCGAGGCGGAGCTCGGCGGCTTCGACCGGGCGTTCGCGTTCCCCGGATTCGTTCCCGCCTACATCCGCCCGCAGTTCGCCGAGGGCCGTGGGCCGTTCCGCTGGGTGGCGCTGTCGGGAGACCCCGAAGACATCCGCAAGACCGACGAGGCGGTGAAGGCGCTGTTCCCCGGTGACGCCGGACTCGTGCGCTGGCTCGAGAAGGCCGGCGAGGCCGTGCACTTCGAGGGGCTCCCCGCCCGCATCTGCTGGCTGGGCTACCAGGAGCGCCACCTCGCCGGACTGAAGTTCAACGAGATGGTGGCCTCGGGTGAGCTCGCGGGCCCGATCGTGATCGGACGCGACCACCTCGACGCGGGCTCGGTCGCGAGCCCCTACCGCGAGACCGAGGCGATGGCCGACGGGTCGGATGCGATCGCCGACTGGCCGCTGCTGAACGCCCTGTTGAACACCGCGTCGGGAGCATCCTGGGTGTCGATCCATCACGGCGGCGGCGTGGGCATCGGCCGCAGCATCCACGCCGGGCAGGTCACCGTCGCCGACGGCACCGCGCTCGCCGCAGAGAAGCTCGCGCGCGTGCTCGTGAACGACCCCGGCACCGGCGTCATGCGCCATGTGGACGCGGGCTACGATCGCGCCAAGGAGGTCGCGCGGGAGCGCGGCCTCACCGTGCCGATGCTCGACGCCTGA
- a CDS encoding AMP-binding protein, which translates to MFTSPYADIDIPAVTIYDYLFGGLTSDELTRVALIDPATGAETTYGALRAQVDAFAGALAARGVAPGTVIAVLCPNVPAFATVFHGALRAGATVTTINSLYTAGEIEKQLRDAGATWFVTVSPLLPQAQTAAEAVGIPHDRVIVLDGAPGHANLRDLLVAGAPAPEISIDPATHLAVLPYSSGTTGVPKGVMLTHRNLVANVEQCRSVIDLTTDDRVLAVLPFFHIYGMTVLLNLALQRRASMVTMPKFDLVEFLRITQTFGCTYLYVAPPIAVALAKHPIVDQFDISSVRTLFSGAAPLDGETAELAAQRINAHVVQGYGMSETSPAALVIPADRPEIPASSAGVVLANEIVKLVDTETGDEITEVGEDGVSRPGELWVKGPNIMVGYLDKPEATAETIDADGFLHTGDVAVYHEGGYFSIVDRVKELIKYKGYQIAPAELEALLLSHPKIMDAAVIGVLDDDKQEIPKAFVVAAPDSGLTGDDVMAFVIEHVAPFKKVRRVEFIDAIPKSSAGKILRKDLRAREAAAV; encoded by the coding sequence GTGTTCACGAGCCCGTACGCCGACATCGACATCCCGGCCGTCACCATCTACGACTACCTGTTCGGCGGCCTCACCTCCGACGAGCTCACCCGCGTGGCGCTCATCGACCCGGCGACCGGCGCCGAGACCACGTACGGAGCACTGCGCGCCCAGGTCGACGCCTTCGCGGGCGCCCTCGCGGCGCGCGGCGTCGCTCCCGGCACGGTCATCGCGGTGCTGTGCCCGAACGTGCCCGCCTTCGCGACCGTGTTCCACGGTGCGCTCCGCGCGGGCGCCACCGTCACGACCATCAACTCGCTCTATACCGCGGGCGAGATCGAGAAGCAGCTCCGCGACGCCGGCGCGACCTGGTTCGTGACCGTCAGCCCGCTGCTGCCGCAGGCGCAGACCGCCGCCGAAGCCGTCGGCATCCCCCACGACCGCGTCATCGTGCTCGACGGCGCACCCGGCCACGCGAATCTGCGCGACCTGCTCGTCGCGGGCGCCCCGGCGCCGGAGATCTCGATCGACCCCGCGACCCACCTCGCCGTGCTGCCGTACTCCTCGGGCACCACCGGCGTCCCCAAGGGCGTGATGCTCACGCACCGCAACCTCGTCGCGAACGTCGAACAGTGCCGCAGCGTCATCGACCTCACCACCGACGACCGGGTGCTGGCGGTGCTCCCCTTCTTCCACATCTACGGGATGACCGTGCTGCTGAACCTCGCACTGCAGCGCCGCGCGAGCATGGTCACGATGCCGAAGTTCGACCTGGTCGAGTTCCTGCGCATCACGCAGACCTTCGGGTGCACCTACCTCTACGTCGCGCCGCCGATCGCCGTCGCCCTGGCGAAGCACCCGATCGTCGACCAGTTCGACATCTCGAGCGTCCGCACCCTCTTCTCGGGCGCCGCGCCCCTCGACGGCGAGACCGCCGAGCTCGCCGCCCAGCGCATCAACGCGCACGTCGTGCAGGGCTACGGCATGAGCGAGACGAGCCCGGCGGCGCTCGTCATCCCGGCCGACCGGCCCGAGATCCCGGCCTCGTCGGCCGGCGTCGTGCTCGCGAACGAGATCGTCAAGCTCGTCGACACCGAGACCGGCGACGAGATCACCGAGGTCGGAGAGGACGGCGTCTCGCGTCCCGGCGAGCTGTGGGTGAAGGGGCCGAACATCATGGTCGGCTACCTCGACAAGCCCGAGGCGACCGCCGAGACCATCGACGCCGACGGCTTCCTCCACACCGGTGACGTTGCCGTCTACCACGAGGGCGGCTACTTCTCGATCGTCGACCGGGTGAAGGAGCTCATCAAGTACAAGGGCTACCAGATCGCGCCCGCCGAGCTCGAGGCGCTCCTCCTGTCGCACCCGAAGATCATGGATGCCGCGGTCATCGGCGTGCTCGACGACGACAAGCAGGAGATCCCGAAGGCGTTCGTCGTCGCGGCACCCGACTCGGGGCTCACCGGCGACGACGTCATGGCGTTCGTCATCGAGCACGTTGCCCCGTTCAAGAAGGTGCGCAGGGTCGAGTTCATCGACGCGATCCCGAAGTCGAGCGCCGGCAAGATCCTGCGAAAGGACCTCCGCGCCCGCGAGGCCGCCGCCGTCTGA
- the hutI gene encoding imidazolonepropionase, which translates to MSTTLITNIGELTTNVEQGGDPCGTLRDAAVLIADGRVAWVGRAADAPSAARVAQAHAGARDSPESGASVRVSTVGAEQMTTVDAAGRAVIPGFVDSHTHLVFGGDRADEFEARMSGTPYAAGGIRRTVAATRAASDDELRARLAGFVAEMAAQGTTTFEVKTGYGLTVADEERAARIAAEVTDEVTFLGAHVVPAEHADDRETYVDLVCGEMLDAVAPHAKWIDVFCERGAFTADESRRVLEAGAARGLGLRVHGNQLGHGEGVTLAVAAGAASVDHCTYLDDADVAALAASDTVATLLPGVEFSTRQPYPDARRLIDAGVTVALASDCNPGSSFTSSMPLMVALAVREMGMTPAEAVWASTAGGARALRRDDVGVIAPGARADLVLLDAPTRVHLAYRPGVPLVHTVWRGGEIL; encoded by the coding sequence GTGAGCACGACGCTCATCACCAACATCGGCGAACTGACCACCAACGTCGAGCAGGGCGGCGACCCGTGCGGCACGCTCCGTGATGCCGCCGTGCTGATCGCCGACGGTCGCGTCGCCTGGGTGGGTCGCGCCGCCGACGCGCCCTCGGCGGCCCGAGTCGCCCAGGCGCACGCAGGCGCCCGAGACTCACCGGAGTCTGGGGCGAGCGTGCGCGTCTCGACAGTGGGCGCGGAGCAGATGACGACGGTGGATGCCGCAGGGCGGGCCGTGATCCCGGGGTTCGTCGACTCGCACACCCACCTGGTCTTCGGCGGAGACCGGGCCGACGAGTTCGAGGCCCGCATGAGCGGCACCCCCTATGCCGCCGGCGGCATACGCCGCACGGTGGCAGCCACGCGTGCCGCGTCCGACGATGAGCTGCGCGCCCGCCTCGCCGGGTTCGTGGCCGAGATGGCGGCTCAGGGGACGACCACGTTCGAGGTGAAGACCGGCTACGGGCTCACCGTCGCCGACGAGGAGCGGGCGGCTCGCATCGCCGCCGAGGTCACCGACGAGGTGACCTTCCTCGGGGCGCACGTCGTGCCCGCAGAGCACGCTGACGACCGCGAGACCTACGTCGACCTCGTGTGCGGCGAGATGCTCGACGCGGTCGCGCCGCACGCGAAGTGGATCGACGTGTTCTGCGAGCGCGGCGCGTTCACCGCCGACGAGAGCCGGCGGGTGCTCGAGGCCGGTGCCGCGCGGGGGCTCGGCCTCCGCGTGCACGGCAACCAGCTCGGCCACGGCGAGGGGGTCACTCTCGCGGTTGCGGCGGGCGCGGCATCCGTCGACCACTGCACCTACCTCGACGATGCCGACGTCGCGGCGCTCGCGGCATCCGACACCGTGGCCACGCTCCTTCCCGGCGTCGAGTTCTCGACCCGGCAGCCGTACCCTGATGCGCGCCGGCTCATCGACGCCGGCGTGACCGTCGCGCTCGCGAGCGACTGCAACCCGGGGTCGAGCTTCACGAGCTCGATGCCGCTGATGGTCGCCCTCGCCGTGCGCGAGATGGGGATGACGCCGGCCGAAGCGGTGTGGGCATCGACCGCCGGGGGAGCGCGGGCGCTCCGCCGCGACGACGTGGGTGTGATCGCCCCGGGCGCGCGCGCCGACCTCGTGCTGCTCGACGCCCCCACCCGCGTGCACCTCGCGTACCGCCCGGGCGTTCCGCTCGTGCACACCGTGTGGCGGGGCGGCGAAATCCTCTGA
- a CDS encoding glutamyl-tRNA reductase, producing the protein MLLCLTANHRNASLDILERLSVGAPSATRALVDEELFVSGAVVLATCNRFEAYLDIDEPLTGGEAVALESVVEAMSSAAGVSPEHLRASVTVHQGAAAAEHLFAVTSGLESMVVGEDEISGQVRRAVETARADGLTSGELERLFQKATHTSRGVRNSTRLRGAHRSLVRFALELASSRVADWAAARVVVVGTGRYAARTVDALRARGARDIAVFSPSGRAAAFAAQHALAPVTDFRVAAARADVVITCTADALVHAEAFTPGHRVLVIDLGLPRNVDPAVGDVEGVELLDLETIRLHAPLEEFSAHQDARDLVGVAATAFAADREAAPAITALRGDVLSTLEDEIARARSRGAGPEVEAALRHLAGVLLHRPSVRIRELAVDGRIDEVNAALELLHGLSVAPAEDEWESGAATA; encoded by the coding sequence GTGCTCCTGTGTCTTACCGCGAACCATCGGAACGCGAGCCTCGACATCCTGGAGCGTCTCTCGGTGGGGGCGCCCTCTGCGACGCGCGCCCTCGTGGACGAGGAGCTCTTCGTGTCGGGCGCCGTGGTGCTCGCCACGTGCAACCGCTTCGAGGCCTACCTCGACATCGACGAGCCCCTCACCGGCGGCGAAGCCGTCGCCCTCGAATCCGTGGTCGAGGCGATGTCGTCGGCCGCAGGCGTCTCGCCCGAGCACCTGCGCGCGTCGGTGACGGTTCACCAGGGCGCAGCCGCGGCCGAGCACCTGTTCGCCGTGACGAGCGGACTCGAGTCGATGGTCGTCGGCGAGGACGAGATCTCGGGCCAGGTGCGCCGCGCCGTCGAGACGGCACGGGCCGACGGACTCACCAGCGGCGAGCTGGAGCGGCTCTTCCAGAAGGCCACCCACACCAGCCGCGGCGTGCGCAACAGCACCCGGCTGCGCGGCGCGCACCGCTCGCTCGTGCGCTTCGCCCTCGAACTCGCCTCCAGCCGCGTCGCCGACTGGGCCGCGGCGCGCGTCGTCGTCGTCGGCACCGGCCGCTACGCCGCACGCACCGTCGACGCGCTGCGTGCCCGCGGCGCCCGTGACATCGCGGTGTTCTCGCCGTCGGGCCGGGCCGCCGCGTTCGCCGCGCAGCACGCGCTCGCGCCGGTGACCGACTTCCGCGTCGCGGCAGCCCGCGCCGACGTCGTCATCACCTGCACGGCCGATGCGCTCGTGCACGCCGAGGCCTTCACGCCCGGTCATCGCGTGCTCGTCATCGACCTGGGCCTGCCCCGCAACGTCGACCCCGCGGTCGGCGACGTCGAGGGGGTCGAGCTGCTCGACCTCGAGACGATCCGCCTGCACGCCCCGCTCGAGGAGTTCAGCGCCCACCAGGACGCCCGCGACCTCGTCGGCGTCGCGGCCACAGCGTTCGCGGCCGACCGCGAGGCAGCGCCGGCCATCACGGCGCTGCGCGGCGACGTCCTGAGTACGCTCGAGGACGAGATCGCCCGCGCCCGGTCGCGCGGTGCGGGTCCCGAGGTCGAGGCGGCCCTCCGCCACCTCGCCGGGGTGCTGCTGCACCGCCCGTCGGTGCGCATCCGCGAACTCGCCGTCGACGGCCGCATCGACGAGGTCAACGCGGCGCTCGAGCTGCTCCACGGTCTCTCGGTCGCACCCGCCGAAGACGAGTGGGAATCCGGCGCCGCGACCGCGTGA
- a CDS encoding IclR family transcriptional regulator, with product MSDKPSAATTPRAQVPAADQTLRILSFLARQRGPVAAQTLATQLAIPRSSVYHLLGALEEHGFVVHLTGERRWGLGTAAFELAGGFSRQQPLARLGRPLVAALVDRVGESAHLAVMTGRDVLYIVEERAPRRPALVTDVGVRLPAHLTATGRAMLAALPREQVRALYPDASAFADRTGRGPSRPGELRELLRAVRTAGHAEEDGEVTVGLRSVGVAVRDHTGWPAAAIAVTWPGDAQRDADDLAAAAGSAAGELERRIGRG from the coding sequence ATGTCAGACAAGCCTTCCGCCGCCACGACGCCGCGTGCGCAGGTTCCCGCGGCCGACCAGACACTGCGGATCCTGTCGTTCCTCGCGCGTCAGCGCGGCCCTGTCGCGGCGCAGACGCTGGCGACCCAGCTCGCCATCCCGCGCTCGAGCGTGTACCACCTGCTCGGAGCGCTGGAGGAGCACGGCTTCGTCGTGCATCTCACCGGCGAGCGCAGGTGGGGCCTCGGCACCGCCGCGTTCGAACTCGCCGGCGGCTTCTCGCGGCAGCAGCCGCTCGCCCGCCTCGGACGCCCGCTCGTCGCGGCGCTCGTGGACCGGGTCGGCGAGTCCGCGCACCTCGCGGTGATGACCGGGCGCGACGTGCTGTACATCGTCGAGGAGCGCGCGCCGAGGCGGCCCGCACTCGTGACCGACGTCGGCGTGCGGCTCCCGGCGCATCTCACGGCGACCGGCCGAGCGATGCTCGCGGCACTCCCCCGCGAGCAGGTGCGGGCGCTGTATCCGGATGCCTCCGCCTTCGCCGACCGCACGGGTCGCGGCCCTTCCCGCCCGGGCGAGCTGCGGGAACTGCTGCGCGCGGTCCGCACAGCCGGTCACGCCGAGGAGGACGGCGAGGTCACCGTCGGCCTGCGCTCGGTCGGCGTCGCGGTGCGCGACCACACCGGGTGGCCGGCCGCAGCCATCGCCGTCACGTGGCCGGGCGATGCTCAGCGCGACGCCGACGACCTCGCCGCGGCGGCCGGCTCGGCCGCGGGCGAGCTGGAGCGCCGCATCGGCCGCGGCTGA
- the hutH gene encoding histidine ammonia-lyase — protein MTTLTETSARDVAVVTVGSGVLSPADVVAVARHGARVVIDASALERVAASRALVEGLADDPEPHYGISTGFGALATTFIAPARRAQLQASLIRSHAAGTGPEVEREVVRALQLLRLQTLATGRTGVRPVVVETYAGILNAGITPIVREYGSLGCSGDLAPLSHVALAAMGEGRVRGADGVEVDAADALAAASLAPLVLREKEGLALINGTDGMLGMLLLGIHDLSMLLDTADAAAAMSIESQLGTDAVFAADLMALRPQAGQAASAANLREFLAGSAIMASHRDPAVCTRVQDAYSLRCSPQVHGAARDTVDHAALIASRELASAVDNPVITLDGRVESNGNFHGAPVAYVLDFLAIAVADVASVSERRTDRALDVARNHGLPPFLADEVGVDSGLMIAQYAAAGIVSELKRLAAPASVDSIPSSAMQEDHVSMGWAAARKLRRAIDGLGRVLAIEVLTAARALDLRAPLTPAPATAAVRDLLRGSGVAGPGPDRFLSPEMERVADLVLTGAVAGAARGARDAASARPAASDLPDPEEIPDPEDATA, from the coding sequence ATGACCACCCTCACCGAGACCTCGGCGCGCGACGTCGCGGTCGTCACCGTCGGCTCCGGCGTGCTCAGCCCCGCCGACGTCGTCGCCGTCGCCCGCCACGGCGCCCGCGTCGTGATCGACGCCTCCGCGCTCGAGCGTGTCGCGGCATCACGAGCCCTCGTCGAGGGCCTCGCCGACGACCCGGAGCCGCACTACGGGATCTCGACCGGGTTCGGCGCACTCGCGACGACCTTCATCGCCCCCGCCCGCCGGGCGCAGCTGCAGGCGAGCCTGATCCGCTCCCACGCGGCCGGCACCGGCCCCGAGGTCGAGCGCGAGGTCGTGCGCGCGCTGCAGTTGCTGCGGCTGCAGACCCTCGCCACCGGCCGCACCGGCGTGCGCCCCGTCGTGGTCGAGACCTACGCGGGCATCCTCAACGCCGGCATCACCCCCATCGTGCGCGAGTACGGCTCGCTCGGCTGCTCGGGCGACCTCGCCCCGCTCTCGCACGTGGCTCTCGCCGCGATGGGCGAAGGGCGCGTGCGGGGCGCCGACGGGGTCGAGGTCGACGCGGCCGACGCGCTGGCCGCGGCATCCCTCGCCCCTCTCGTACTGCGCGAGAAGGAGGGCCTCGCCCTCATCAACGGCACGGACGGGATGCTCGGGATGCTGCTGCTCGGCATCCATGACCTGTCGATGCTGCTCGACACGGCCGATGCGGCCGCCGCGATGTCGATCGAGAGCCAGCTGGGCACCGACGCGGTCTTCGCTGCCGACCTGATGGCGCTGCGCCCGCAGGCCGGGCAGGCGGCATCCGCGGCGAACCTGCGTGAGTTCCTCGCCGGCTCTGCGATCATGGCGAGCCACCGCGATCCGGCCGTGTGCACCCGCGTGCAGGACGCCTACTCACTGCGCTGCTCGCCCCAGGTCCACGGCGCTGCGCGCGACACCGTGGACCACGCGGCGCTCATCGCCTCGCGCGAGCTCGCGTCGGCGGTCGACAACCCGGTGATCACGCTCGACGGCCGCGTGGAGTCCAACGGCAACTTCCACGGGGCGCCCGTCGCGTACGTGCTCGACTTCCTCGCGATCGCTGTCGCCGACGTCGCATCGGTCTCGGAGCGCCGCACCGACCGCGCCCTCGACGTCGCCCGCAACCACGGACTGCCGCCGTTCCTCGCCGACGAGGTCGGGGTCGACTCCGGCCTCATGATCGCCCAGTACGCCGCTGCCGGCATCGTGTCCGAGCTGAAGCGGCTCGCCGCACCGGCGTCGGTCGACTCGATCCCGTCGTCGGCGATGCAGGAAGACCACGTGTCGATGGGGTGGGCAGCCGCGCGCAAGCTCCGCCGGGCGATCGACGGCCTCGGCCGCGTGCTCGCCATCGAGGTGCTCACCGCCGCCCGGGCACTCGACCTGCGGGCGCCGCTCACGCCGGCGCCCGCCACCGCCGCGGTGCGCGACCTGCTCCGGGGTTCCGGTGTCGCCGGCCCCGGGCCCGACCGCTTCCTCTCACCCGAGATGGAGCGGGTCGCCGACCTCGTGCTCACCGGTGCCGTCGCCGGCGCCGCCCGGGGTGCCCGGGACGCGGCATCCGCCCGCCCTGCAGCATCCGACCTCCCGGATCCGGAGGAGATCCCGGATCCGGAGGATGCCACGGCCTGA
- a CDS encoding Glu/Leu/Phe/Val dehydrogenase family protein produces the protein MTHTLPLPDFTHERVEVITGRRSGLFIAVALHSSVLGSALGGARLWTYPHWSDGLGDALRLSAAMTLKNAAAGLDAGGGKSVIALPPGTVLDADRRRAAFLDLGDAVESLHGLYRTAEDVGSTTDDMLVVSERTEHVVGLPDAVGGSGEPAGPTSLGVYESLRATLERVTGSGDVAGRRITISGLGQVGSRLAVRLSAEDAVLTVTDVNPAKRDLASELGAAWATPGEEHLVASDVFVPAGIGGLLTDEVIDALDTRAVCGPANNPLADRSGAERLAGRGILYAPDFVVNAGGVIYLDLEAKRIGTRGEIMDRVAHIGDTLRRVFDEADERGVTALEAAESLAAQRLAARTSSPALAG, from the coding sequence ATGACGCACACCCTGCCCCTGCCCGATTTCACCCACGAACGGGTGGAGGTGATCACCGGCCGGCGCAGCGGCCTCTTCATCGCCGTCGCACTCCACTCGTCGGTGCTCGGCTCCGCACTCGGCGGGGCACGGCTGTGGACGTACCCGCACTGGAGCGACGGCCTCGGCGACGCGCTGCGCCTCTCCGCCGCGATGACCCTGAAGAACGCGGCGGCCGGCCTCGACGCGGGCGGCGGCAAGTCGGTGATCGCTCTTCCTCCCGGCACGGTGCTCGACGCCGATCGCCGCCGCGCCGCCTTCCTCGATCTGGGCGACGCCGTCGAGTCGCTGCACGGCCTCTACCGCACGGCGGAGGACGTGGGGTCGACGACCGACGACATGCTCGTCGTCAGCGAGCGGACCGAGCACGTGGTCGGCCTCCCCGACGCCGTCGGCGGCTCGGGTGAGCCAGCCGGCCCCACGAGCCTGGGCGTGTACGAGTCGCTGCGCGCGACACTCGAGCGTGTCACCGGATCGGGCGACGTCGCCGGCCGGCGCATCACCATCTCGGGCCTCGGCCAGGTGGGAAGCCGACTCGCCGTGCGCCTGTCCGCGGAGGACGCGGTGCTCACCGTGACCGACGTGAACCCTGCCAAGCGCGATCTCGCGTCCGAGCTCGGCGCGGCGTGGGCCACCCCCGGCGAGGAGCACCTCGTCGCCTCCGACGTGTTCGTGCCCGCCGGCATCGGCGGACTCCTCACCGACGAGGTCATCGACGCCCTCGACACCCGCGCGGTGTGCGGCCCGGCGAACAACCCGCTCGCCGACCGGTCGGGCGCCGAGCGACTCGCCGGTCGCGGCATCCTCTACGCCCCCGACTTCGTCGTCAACGCGGGCGGAGTGATCTACCTCGACCTCGAGGCGAAGCGGATCGGCACGCGCGGCGAGATCATGGACCGCGTCGCCCACATCGGCGATACGCTCCGCCGCGTGTTCGACGAGGCCGACGAGCGCGGCGTCACCGCGCTCGAGGCTGCCGAGTCGCTCGCCGCGCAGCGGCTGGCCGCACGGACGAGCAGCCCCGCCCTGGCCGGCTGA
- a CDS encoding ZIP family metal transporter translates to MDGLWLAALSGIVAAATLLIGAALAWFVDIPKTLVAGIMAFGAGTLISTLAFELVEEAADAGGLLPTTFGFLAGAVIYIVADWLVSRPPKPVATSPANIVARRSGARLAGGAGAAIAIGALIDGIPESIVMGLSVLEGGISIPIVAAIAISNFPEGLGSTAELKRSGSGGRSVALLWGGIALVTVVASVLGYVAFQSAPVSLIAVITTIAAGGLLAMICNTMIPEAFDEQRTLTGLWATLGFLGAFVLHEVAG, encoded by the coding sequence ATGGACGGCCTGTGGCTCGCCGCGCTCAGCGGGATCGTCGCAGCGGCGACGCTCCTCATCGGCGCCGCGCTGGCGTGGTTCGTCGACATCCCGAAGACCCTCGTGGCGGGGATCATGGCGTTCGGCGCGGGAACGCTCATCTCGACGCTGGCGTTCGAGCTCGTCGAAGAGGCGGCGGATGCCGGCGGGCTGCTGCCGACGACGTTCGGGTTCCTCGCGGGTGCGGTCATCTACATCGTGGCGGACTGGCTCGTCTCACGCCCGCCGAAGCCCGTGGCCACGTCGCCCGCGAACATCGTCGCCCGCCGCTCGGGTGCGCGTCTGGCCGGAGGTGCCGGTGCCGCGATCGCGATCGGCGCCCTGATCGACGGCATCCCCGAGTCGATCGTGATGGGCCTGTCGGTGCTGGAGGGCGGCATCAGCATCCCGATCGTCGCCGCCATCGCGATCAGCAACTTCCCGGAGGGGCTGGGATCGACTGCCGAGTTGAAGCGCTCCGGGTCGGGCGGGCGCTCGGTGGCACTGCTGTGGGGCGGGATCGCCCTCGTCACGGTCGTGGCGTCGGTGCTCGGCTACGTCGCGTTCCAGTCCGCGCCGGTGAGCCTCATCGCCGTCATCACGACGATCGCGGCAGGCGGTCTGCTCGCGATGATCTGCAACACGATGATCCCGGAGGCGTTCGACGAGCAGCGCACCCTGACGGGACTGTGGGCGACGCTCGGGTTCCTCGGAGCTTTCGTCCTCCACGAAGTGGCGGGCTGA
- a CDS encoding YbaK/EbsC family protein: MSVPPENLHPRSRLVHDALRAAGILGEIVVLPDAASTAALAAAALGIEVGAIANSLVFWSDDEPLLVMTSGAHRVDTAALAERLGRGRISRASVEQVREATGQAIGGVAPTGHPAPIVTVVDEDLAAFDQIWAAGGTPHTVFPLTYDELVRLTGGTVAKVD; encoded by the coding sequence GTGAGCGTGCCCCCCGAGAACCTCCACCCCCGCAGCCGTCTCGTCCACGACGCGCTGCGCGCCGCCGGCATCCTCGGAGAGATCGTCGTGCTCCCCGATGCCGCCTCCACCGCGGCGCTCGCCGCGGCAGCGCTCGGCATCGAGGTCGGCGCGATCGCGAACAGCCTGGTGTTCTGGTCGGACGACGAGCCCCTGCTCGTGATGACCAGCGGCGCGCACCGGGTCGACACCGCGGCCCTCGCCGAGCGGCTCGGGCGCGGGCGCATCAGCCGCGCGAGCGTCGAGCAGGTGCGTGAGGCGACAGGGCAGGCCATCGGCGGCGTCGCGCCGACCGGGCATCCGGCGCCGATCGTGACCGTCGTCGACGAGGACCTCGCAGCGTTCGACCAGATCTGGGCTGCGGGCGGCACGCCTCACACGGTGTTCCCGCTGACCTACGACGAGCTCGTGCGCCTCACGGGCGGAACCGTCGCCAAGGTCGACTGA